In the genome of Candidatus Rokuibacteriota bacterium, one region contains:
- a CDS encoding DUF4340 domain-containing protein yields MNWKSLVVLVLLAAGLGGFYYYDTYRLAPAREKAESAKGRLWQVEPKDIEALTLKRKADTVKLKRAGDAGWEMLEPVKTRGDRSTVDGLVTTLATIRVDREIDSDPGKLGEFGIEPPEAQVTLEVKGRSEPLVLLVGGKSPTGAWVYGKQASKPAVLALSEIVGRDVARPVADLRDKTVLSFERQKLTAVELEVAGDRMTVEARDAGQWQITKPRALKADADLMADFLDKLGGARAKEFVDEAPKSLRPYGLDRPATVTLWLGKDKERSSRTLLLGRQDKDKKGVYVMRQGEPGVLLVGEELWTAVPKTVGVLRDKVVVAYAYDKVAKVSLEHAGDRVTIEREGSQWKLTSPEPLKADPGAVNSLLWRIRDLRASGFLAEEAKEIPRYLARPDVTVRLWEDGAKEPKVLLLAASREVRGGRPAAVAAVAGQGPVMLVEGKVLEDLARTSSDLRDKSLLPAFELADVKRARVAGGGKSLLVERKGEGEWKALEPSKGAAKEARVSDLLLALKALRWKEIASAKGDDAARYGLGRPELEVTLSGASGAEIATLLLGKEEGERTYARVKTSPVIYVIDSKLARDLRKAPSDIPG; encoded by the coding sequence ATGAACTGGAAATCCCTCGTCGTCCTGGTCCTGCTCGCCGCCGGCCTCGGCGGCTTCTACTACTACGACACCTACAGGCTGGCACCGGCCCGCGAGAAGGCGGAGAGCGCCAAGGGGCGCCTCTGGCAGGTGGAGCCCAAGGACATCGAGGCGCTCACGCTCAAGCGCAAGGCCGACACGGTCAAGCTCAAGCGCGCGGGGGACGCGGGCTGGGAGATGCTCGAGCCCGTGAAGACCCGCGGCGACCGGAGCACCGTGGACGGGCTGGTGACCACGCTCGCGACGATCCGGGTGGACCGGGAGATCGATTCGGACCCCGGCAAGCTCGGCGAGTTCGGAATCGAGCCGCCCGAGGCCCAGGTCACTCTCGAGGTCAAGGGGCGCTCCGAGCCGCTCGTGCTGCTGGTCGGCGGCAAGAGCCCGACCGGGGCCTGGGTGTACGGCAAGCAGGCGAGCAAGCCCGCGGTGCTCGCCCTGTCGGAGATCGTGGGCCGCGACGTGGCCCGTCCCGTCGCCGACCTGCGCGACAAGACGGTTCTCTCCTTCGAGCGACAGAAGCTGACCGCCGTGGAGCTCGAAGTGGCCGGCGACCGCATGACCGTGGAGGCCCGGGACGCCGGCCAGTGGCAGATCACCAAGCCGCGGGCCCTCAAGGCCGACGCCGACCTGATGGCCGACTTCCTGGACAAGCTGGGCGGGGCCCGCGCCAAGGAGTTCGTGGACGAGGCGCCGAAGTCGCTCCGCCCCTACGGGCTGGACCGACCCGCGACCGTCACGCTCTGGCTCGGGAAGGACAAGGAGCGGTCCTCGAGGACACTTCTCCTCGGCCGGCAGGACAAGGACAAGAAGGGCGTCTACGTGATGCGGCAGGGCGAGCCGGGCGTCCTCCTGGTGGGTGAGGAGCTGTGGACGGCCGTGCCCAAGACGGTGGGCGTCCTGCGCGACAAGGTCGTGGTCGCCTACGCGTACGACAAGGTGGCGAAGGTCTCGCTGGAGCACGCCGGGGACCGGGTCACCATCGAGCGAGAGGGCAGCCAGTGGAAGCTCACGAGCCCCGAGCCGCTCAAGGCCGACCCCGGCGCGGTCAACAGCCTCCTCTGGCGGATCCGTGACCTGCGCGCCAGCGGCTTCCTGGCCGAGGAGGCGAAGGAGATCCCTCGCTATCTCGCCAGGCCGGATGTGACGGTGCGCCTCTGGGAGGACGGGGCGAAGGAGCCCAAGGTGCTGCTCCTGGCCGCCTCGCGCGAGGTCCGCGGCGGGCGCCCGGCCGCCGTCGCTGCGGTGGCCGGGCAGGGGCCGGTGATGCTCGTGGAGGGCAAGGTGCTCGAGGACCTCGCCCGCACCAGCTCCGACCTGCGGGACAAGAGCCTCCTGCCGGCCTTCGAGCTCGCCGACGTCAAGCGGGCGCGGGTGGCGGGCGGCGGCAAGTCGCTCCTGGTGGAACGGAAGGGCGAGGGGGAGTGGAAGGCGCTGGAGCCGTCGAAGGGGGCGGCGAAGGAGGCGCGTGTCTCGGATCTCCTGCTGGCGCTCAAGGCGCTCCGCTGGAAAGAGATTGCCTCCGCCAAGGGAGATGATGCTGCGCGCTACGGGCTGGGCCGGCCCGAGCTCGAGGTGACGCTCTCCGGGGCAAGCGGCGCCGAGATCGCCACGCTCCTCCTGGGGAAGGAGGAGGGCGAGCGCACCTACGCTCGCGTGAAGACATCCCCCGTCATCTACGTCATAGACAGCAAGCTGGCCCGCGACCTCCGCAAGGCCCCGTCAGACATCCCGGGCTGA
- a CDS encoding GldG family protein, whose product MSVLRRWAATVAVLCLLGAGGAALFVPGLERLRWALVIAGAALLLLSLALNAGQVGRALGHRSARYGAGLGAMVLLALGIVVVANALSIKHSARWDLTENKRHSVSPQTIKVLQTLKLPVEAIAFFRSDTPGKRTAEDLFKQYAAYSGGKFTWRMEDPDRAPGLARRYGVETYGTVVLERGGKGQAKSEKVLDAEEEKLTNGLVKVTRDGKRVVYVVKGHGEADIASGDRPGLSQAREQMEKANYEVKELVLARDPKIPQDAALLLVPGPRTDLFPQELEALDGYIGRGGKVFFMAAPFQAEGLRTYLAKYGFDLGDDLVVEMNPIGRLFGVGPEVPVVNQYDSHPITRDLGGVMTLFPLTRSVAAAKTPPKGVQVQTLAHSSAQSWGETDKTALQRGEAKPDPQDRKGPLPVAAVATIETQPDAKAGPTPAAPTGGAAEEPRPARARLVVVGTANLASNQFLGTQGNRDFFLNVVSWLAEEEDLISVRAKDVRQIPIILTSSQSQAVLWLPVIVLPGAVMVCGIVTVVRRRRSR is encoded by the coding sequence ATGAGCGTCCTGCGTCGCTGGGCCGCAACCGTCGCCGTCCTCTGCCTCCTCGGGGCGGGCGGGGCGGCCCTGTTCGTGCCGGGGCTCGAGCGGCTCCGGTGGGCCCTCGTGATCGCGGGGGCGGCGTTGCTGCTGCTTTCCCTCGCCCTCAACGCCGGGCAGGTGGGCCGCGCCCTCGGCCACCGCTCCGCCCGCTACGGCGCGGGGCTGGGCGCCATGGTGCTGCTGGCGCTCGGCATCGTCGTGGTCGCCAATGCCCTGTCCATCAAGCACAGCGCGCGCTGGGACCTCACCGAGAACAAGCGTCACAGCGTGTCGCCCCAGACCATCAAGGTGCTGCAAACACTCAAGCTGCCGGTGGAGGCCATCGCCTTCTTCCGCTCGGACACCCCGGGCAAGCGTACCGCCGAGGATCTGTTCAAGCAGTATGCGGCCTACTCCGGCGGGAAGTTCACCTGGCGCATGGAAGACCCCGACCGGGCACCTGGGCTGGCGCGCCGGTACGGGGTCGAGACCTACGGCACCGTCGTGCTGGAGCGCGGCGGCAAGGGGCAGGCCAAGTCGGAGAAGGTCCTGGACGCCGAGGAGGAGAAACTCACCAACGGCCTCGTGAAGGTCACCCGGGACGGCAAGCGCGTGGTCTATGTCGTCAAGGGGCACGGGGAGGCCGACATCGCCAGCGGCGATCGCCCGGGGCTCAGCCAGGCCAGGGAACAGATGGAGAAGGCCAACTACGAGGTCAAGGAGCTGGTCCTCGCCCGCGATCCGAAGATCCCGCAGGACGCGGCCCTGCTCCTGGTCCCGGGGCCGCGCACCGATCTCTTCCCGCAGGAGCTGGAGGCCCTGGACGGCTACATCGGCCGCGGCGGCAAGGTCTTCTTCATGGCCGCGCCCTTCCAGGCGGAGGGGCTGCGGACGTACCTCGCGAAGTACGGCTTCGACCTCGGCGACGACCTCGTCGTCGAGATGAATCCTATCGGCCGGCTCTTCGGCGTGGGTCCCGAGGTCCCCGTCGTCAACCAGTATGACAGCCACCCGATCACGCGGGACCTGGGCGGCGTCATGACCCTGTTCCCGCTCACCCGCTCGGTCGCCGCGGCGAAGACGCCGCCGAAGGGTGTGCAAGTGCAGACCCTCGCGCACTCGAGCGCCCAGTCCTGGGGGGAGACCGACAAGACAGCGCTGCAGCGCGGCGAGGCCAAGCCCGATCCCCAGGACCGGAAGGGGCCGCTCCCGGTGGCCGCCGTCGCGACCATCGAGACACAGCCGGACGCCAAGGCTGGTCCCACGCCCGCGGCGCCGACGGGGGGCGCGGCCGAGGAGCCCAGGCCCGCGCGGGCCCGCCTCGTCGTGGTCGGCACCGCCAACCTGGCCTCCAACCAGTTCCTCGGGACCCAGGGCAACCGCGACTTCTTCCTCAACGTCGTCTCCTGGCTGGCCGAGGAAGAGGACCTGATCTCGGTGCGCGCGAAGGATGTCCGCCAGATCCCCATCATCCTGACCTCCTCGCAGTCCCAGGCCGTTCTGTGGCTGCCGGTCATCGTGCTGCCAGGGGCCGTGATGGTCTGCGGGATCGTCACCGTCGTTCGCCGGCGCCGCTCCAGGTAG
- a CDS encoding ABC transporter permease subunit, with product MRWWPVFKKEMRLYFGSPVAYVVGTFFLVISGWFFTQILFFYNMSSMQAAMQPQMGQSLNPTEAILRPLFSNMSVVLLFFMPMITMRLFAEEKRSGTIELLLTYPVRDGEVLLGKFLAAGGLYVLLLVLTLLYPGMVAHFARVEWGAVLTGYLGLLLLGGTFLSIGLLLSSMTENQIVAGFATFGILLALWVVGWGADFAGGTLRTVLQYVAITDHMDSFSKGVLDTKDVVYYLTATALALFLALRSLEAKRWNG from the coding sequence ATGCGCTGGTGGCCCGTGTTCAAGAAGGAGATGCGGCTGTACTTCGGCTCGCCCGTCGCCTATGTCGTCGGCACATTCTTCCTGGTGATCTCGGGCTGGTTCTTCACCCAGATCCTCTTCTTCTACAACATGTCCTCCATGCAGGCGGCCATGCAGCCGCAGATGGGCCAGAGCCTGAACCCCACCGAGGCGATCCTGCGGCCGCTCTTCTCCAACATGAGCGTGGTCCTCCTGTTCTTCATGCCGATGATCACCATGCGCCTCTTCGCGGAGGAGAAGCGCTCCGGCACCATCGAGCTGCTCCTGACCTACCCGGTTCGCGACGGGGAGGTCCTCCTGGGCAAGTTCCTGGCCGCGGGCGGGCTCTACGTGCTCCTGCTGGTCCTGACCCTCCTCTATCCGGGCATGGTGGCGCACTTCGCGCGGGTGGAGTGGGGGGCGGTCCTCACCGGCTACCTCGGGCTCCTGCTGCTGGGCGGGACCTTCCTCTCCATCGGCCTCCTGCTGTCGTCGATGACCGAAAACCAGATCGTCGCCGGGTTCGCGACCTTCGGCATCCTGCTCGCGCTGTGGGTCGTCGGCTGGGGGGCGGACTTCGCGGGCGGCACCCTCAGGACCGTGCTGCAGTACGTGGCGATCACCGACCACATGGACAGCTTCAGCAAGGGCGTGCTTGACACGAAAGACGTCGTGTACTACCTGACGGCCACGGCCTTGGCCCTCTTCCTGGCGCTCCGCTCCCTGGAAGCCAAGCGGTGGAACGGATGA
- a CDS encoding ATP-binding cassette domain-containing protein has product MIQVDRLTKRYGPVLAVEDVSFGVEKGKIVGFLGPNGAGKSTTMKILSCFMPASGGTVRIAGFDVFSQSMEVRRRIGYLPENAPLYPELPVAAYLGFVAELKGVPRRERRARVAEVMERCFITDMQRRLIGRLSKGYRQRVGLAQALLGDPEVLILDEPTIGLDPRQIAEIRHLIRSLAGQHTVILSTHILPEVSMVCDGVIIINRGRIVAQGTEDQLVEQVFPTSRVAIGVAVPAETLERELLAVPGVLGVEKRETRDGVAAFVVESPRGRDVRGDLVQLVTSRGWPLLELHQVGMSLEEVFIRVVAGEETTGPAESVEAPAAPAEAP; this is encoded by the coding sequence ATGATCCAGGTGGACCGGTTGACGAAGCGCTACGGCCCTGTCCTGGCCGTCGAGGACGTCTCCTTCGGCGTCGAGAAGGGGAAGATCGTCGGCTTCCTCGGCCCCAACGGCGCCGGGAAGTCCACGACCATGAAGATCCTGTCGTGCTTCATGCCGGCCAGCGGCGGGACGGTGCGCATCGCGGGGTTCGACGTGTTCTCTCAGTCCATGGAGGTACGCCGCCGCATCGGCTACTTGCCGGAGAACGCCCCCCTCTACCCCGAGCTCCCCGTGGCGGCATATCTCGGCTTCGTCGCGGAGCTCAAGGGAGTCCCCCGGCGAGAGCGGCGGGCCCGGGTCGCCGAGGTGATGGAGCGCTGCTTCATCACGGACATGCAGCGCCGGCTCATCGGCCGCCTGTCCAAGGGCTATCGGCAGCGCGTCGGGCTGGCGCAGGCGCTGCTGGGCGATCCGGAGGTGCTGATCCTGGACGAGCCCACCATCGGCCTGGACCCGAGGCAGATCGCCGAGATCCGCCACCTCATCCGCTCACTGGCGGGGCAGCACACCGTGATCCTGTCCACCCACATCCTCCCGGAAGTCTCCATGGTCTGCGACGGCGTCATCATCATCAACCGCGGCCGCATCGTCGCCCAGGGCACCGAGGATCAGCTGGTGGAGCAGGTCTTTCCGACCTCCCGCGTGGCCATCGGGGTGGCTGTCCCGGCGGAGACCCTGGAGCGAGAGCTCCTCGCCGTACCCGGGGTGCTCGGCGTGGAGAAGCGGGAGACGCGGGACGGGGTGGCCGCCTTCGTCGTGGAGTCACCCCGCGGACGTGATGTCCGGGGCGACCTGGTCCAGCTCGTCACGAGCCGCGGCTGGCCCCTCCTCGAGCTGCACCAGGTGGGCATGAGCCTCGAGGAGGTCTTCATCCGCGTGGTGGCGGGCGAGGAGACCACCGGGCCCGCCGAGAGCGTGGAGGCCCCCGCGGCCCCCGCCGAGGCCCCGTGA